In Roseofilum casamattae BLCC-M143, a single genomic region encodes these proteins:
- a CDS encoding serine/threonine protein kinase — METSLPKIQNYQSEKLIHESDRTLIYRGRNLENGQPVALKLMRNEYPSFNELVQFRNQYAIMLRIAGANAKPLNIEGVVQPYALERYNNGYALIMEDMGGISLAEYKQRVSLSVEQFLDIACQLTDILQQLHQHCILHKDIKPANILIHPQTQQIKLIDFSISTRLPKETQSIKTPNVLEGTLAYLSLEQTGRMNRGIDYRSDFYSLGITLYELFVGALPFNSKDPMELVHAHIAQQPISPRDRLPDRSKIYSQSLSEIILKLMAKNAEIAIKVLSDLNTT, encoded by the coding sequence ATGGAAACGTCTTTACCCAAAATTCAGAACTACCAGTCTGAAAAACTCATCCACGAAAGCGATCGCACTCTTATTTATCGCGGTCGCAATTTGGAAAATGGGCAACCGGTTGCGCTCAAATTGATGCGTAACGAATACCCTTCCTTCAACGAATTAGTACAATTTCGCAATCAATATGCGATAATGCTCCGCATCGCTGGCGCGAACGCTAAACCTCTCAATATCGAAGGCGTAGTTCAACCCTATGCTTTAGAGCGCTACAACAATGGCTATGCCTTAATTATGGAAGATATGGGAGGAATCTCCCTGGCAGAGTATAAGCAGCGAGTTTCTCTCTCCGTCGAACAGTTTCTCGATATTGCCTGCCAACTCACCGACATTCTCCAGCAATTACACCAACATTGTATTCTGCATAAAGATATTAAACCTGCCAATATCCTGATTCATCCGCAAACCCAACAGATCAAATTAATTGACTTTAGCATTTCCACTCGATTACCCAAAGAAACACAAAGCATAAAAACACCCAATGTTTTAGAAGGAACTCTCGCTTATTTATCCCTCGAACAAACGGGACGAATGAATCGAGGAATTGACTATCGCAGCGATTTTTATTCTCTGGGCATAACATTATATGAATTGTTCGTCGGAGCCTTACCCTTCAATAGCAAGGATCCGATGGAATTGGTTCACGCTCATATCGCCCAACAGCCAATTTCTCCCCGCGATCGCTTGCCAGATAGAAGCAAAATCTATTCTCAGAGCCTCTCCGAGATTATCCTCAAGTTAATGGCAAAAAACGCCGAAATCGCTATCAAAGTGCTCTCGGACTTAAATACGACTTAG
- a CDS encoding flotillin family protein: protein MTYSMIEQPAQPVLAQVGIGQLGSVGLLLVGGSVGFVFLLLLGIFAYTRVYKITPNNEAFVRTGGVFIKEKRVVLNGGCIVIPGFHEITRVPLREISIDVERTGNLAVRTQDYLRANMRVTFYVCVSADKQDVLTVAARLSQQGYISEVDIKDALEKRADDAIRAAAKKKSLAEIDSDKLGFADEVLNLIQQDLKKIGLTLNNIAISEIEESDTYDENNFFDAQGVRLRTETIQKSIQQKREVELKTKVTIEQRELDAEKQSLRIAKEKEEAKLDQKLEVESITAQREREIQEAKDQEAAKIERNKILQNQSVEEEKIQKQLAVQQSQIDADIALEERNKQLNIAQALQKQESEVAEINRRKLVESSQLRAQIEIAEADRESKIAEQEAAIAIVEKERERLAADAERAQAEAAVITAQEIEQAQRTQRLTIIEAEKEAEKQKISEQNVVELDVFRRRRQAEIARQAAEFEAESIRTLAEANRDRALAEAEGEKAVIEAKNVLSDAKLSAQLISEMWPGLAPHIPEIVKALAPQPGILGDTRIYSFPGANNNGSGQSGMGDINKLLMSTSGLALVNALLDEGKLGDLLRSMSQMVRNANTPESDTSTPEPPSPPSVEGRLSLAADEEISPNPNENAT from the coding sequence ATGACTTACAGTATGATCGAGCAGCCGGCGCAACCCGTACTCGCCCAAGTTGGAATCGGTCAACTCGGCTCGGTTGGACTGCTCTTAGTCGGCGGTTCTGTCGGCTTTGTCTTTTTGCTGTTGCTCGGGATCTTTGCTTATACCAGAGTTTATAAAATTACGCCGAATAACGAAGCCTTTGTACGTACCGGTGGGGTATTTATCAAAGAAAAACGAGTAGTTTTAAATGGCGGTTGTATTGTCATTCCCGGATTCCATGAAATTACTCGGGTTCCTTTGCGCGAAATTTCCATTGATGTAGAACGAACGGGGAATTTAGCCGTGCGCACCCAAGACTATTTGCGCGCGAATATGCGGGTTACCTTTTATGTTTGCGTCAGCGCTGATAAACAAGACGTGCTGACGGTTGCCGCGCGCTTATCTCAACAAGGGTATATTTCAGAAGTAGATATTAAAGATGCCCTGGAGAAACGGGCAGATGATGCAATTCGGGCAGCAGCGAAAAAGAAAAGTCTGGCAGAGATTGACTCGGATAAATTAGGCTTTGCCGATGAGGTTTTAAACCTGATTCAACAAGACTTGAAGAAAATTGGCTTAACGTTGAATAATATCGCCATTTCCGAGATTGAAGAGAGCGATACTTATGATGAAAATAACTTCTTCGACGCCCAAGGAGTACGTTTGCGCACGGAAACGATTCAGAAGTCGATTCAGCAGAAACGCGAGGTGGAGCTGAAGACGAAAGTTACTATCGAGCAGCGAGAGCTGGATGCGGAGAAACAGTCGTTGCGCATTGCGAAGGAGAAAGAGGAAGCGAAGTTAGATCAAAAGCTGGAAGTCGAATCTATTACCGCGCAACGAGAGCGGGAAATTCAAGAAGCCAAAGATCAGGAAGCGGCGAAAATCGAGCGGAATAAGATTTTGCAGAATCAGTCTGTGGAAGAAGAGAAAATTCAAAAACAACTGGCGGTTCAACAAAGTCAAATTGATGCCGATATTGCTTTGGAAGAGCGGAATAAACAGTTGAATATTGCCCAAGCTTTGCAGAAACAAGAATCGGAAGTTGCGGAAATTAATCGCCGGAAACTGGTAGAGTCATCGCAATTAAGAGCGCAGATTGAAATCGCAGAAGCCGATCGCGAGTCGAAGATTGCCGAACAGGAAGCGGCGATCGCAATTGTTGAGAAAGAGCGGGAGCGCTTGGCTGCCGATGCGGAACGGGCGCAAGCAGAAGCGGCGGTCATTACAGCGCAAGAAATCGAGCAAGCCCAACGAACCCAACGCTTGACCATTATCGAAGCGGAAAAAGAAGCGGAGAAGCAGAAAATTTCCGAGCAAAATGTCGTGGAACTGGATGTATTTCGCCGCCGCCGGCAAGCGGAAATTGCCCGACAAGCAGCAGAATTTGAAGCGGAATCAATTCGCACTTTAGCCGAAGCAAATCGCGATCGCGCCCTGGCAGAAGCGGAAGGCGAAAAAGCCGTGATTGAAGCGAAAAATGTGCTTTCCGATGCGAAATTATCCGCCCAACTCATCTCCGAAATGTGGCCGGGTTTAGCTCCCCATATTCCCGAAATTGTGAAAGCCTTAGCTCCACAACCAGGTATCCTCGGCGATACCCGTATTTATTCATTCCCCGGTGCGAATAATAATGGTAGCGGTCAAAGCGGAATGGGAGATATTAATAAGCTGCTCATGTCTACCAGCGGACTGGCTTTGGTGAATGCATTGTTAGACGAGGGTAAATTGGGAGATCTATTGCGATCGATGAGTCAAATGGTGCGCAATGCCAATACTCCAGAATCAGATACCTCTACACCCGAACCTCCATCCCCTCCCTCAGTTGAAGGTAGACTATCGCTAGCTGCTGATGAGGAGATTTCTCCCAACCCGAACGAGAATGCAACCTGA
- a CDS encoding OB-fold-containig protein, producing the protein MNELVLRESVCSPISGFSTDILEAAYIIKATRAIAITPMVFDLAHLPYWIFLGVGVLLFLLVIFSGGDDSDVDIDGDVEVDVDVDADADVDVDADANFSALQALGWLGVGQAPLLLLLAIDFTLWGLIGWILNLLLGLPGGLLGNGVLIVSLTLSLLAGSAIAKPIGKMFASFSEDASSDRLVGCTGTVVSQILPKQPTVQIGQVDVTDSSNNLVSINVRVPDWASVTPQRGEKVVIIEYCESFYLAIAKDSTDEQRWLG; encoded by the coding sequence TTGAACGAGTTAGTATTAAGAGAATCTGTATGTTCTCCGATCTCGGGATTTTCCACAGATATCCTAGAGGCAGCGTACATCATTAAGGCGACTCGTGCGATCGCCATTACTCCAATGGTCTTTGACCTCGCTCATCTCCCCTACTGGATTTTTCTCGGTGTCGGAGTCCTCCTCTTCCTACTAGTTATCTTTTCTGGAGGTGACGACAGCGACGTAGATATTGACGGAGATGTAGAGGTCGATGTTGACGTGGATGCTGATGCCGACGTTGACGTAGATGCCGATGCCAACTTTAGCGCGCTGCAAGCTTTAGGCTGGTTAGGTGTCGGTCAAGCTCCTCTATTATTGCTCTTAGCCATTGATTTTACCTTGTGGGGACTGATCGGATGGATTTTGAATCTGCTGTTGGGACTTCCTGGAGGATTGCTCGGTAATGGAGTTCTCATTGTTTCCCTAACCCTCAGTTTACTGGCGGGCAGCGCGATCGCCAAACCGATTGGCAAGATGTTTGCTTCCTTTAGTGAAGATGCCAGCAGCGATCGCCTAGTTGGATGTACGGGGACGGTGGTATCGCAAATCCTCCCAAAACAACCAACTGTGCAAATCGGCCAAGTTGACGTCACGGACTCCTCGAATAACTTAGTTAGCATTAACGTGCGAGTTCCAGACTGGGCTAGCGTGACTCCGCAACGCGGCGAAAAAGTCGTCATTATTGAATACTGCGAATCGTTTTATTTGGCGATCGCCAAAGACAGCACGGACGAACAGCGCTGGTTGGGATGA
- a CDS encoding polyprenyl synthetase family protein: MKTYFDVMTETSQATDELIAHYTEHLSEEVKYLPMKRYGHPRLRDLQIRSGYEINGGKNWKEILPVCASFEILNCSTYVINWFLDEKHGYDTVESKRQLVIAGFQLREIAQQILEDYKLTEIVPLLNKINHQVYLGQRMDIQDMQVSRIDEYPNYEEFLETYQQRCRLLSGVFYGSCFFAGSIMAGEPDRLLYEMGAVYGAATQAANDFGDFALPVQRLSKLEKPYQDQFSDFINGKLTLAVYLMMQRSDPEAQNRLAQLRDKAIGEKEYREILGMLVNQGVYADCVAYLKGEHKRCKTMLYEKEKTIHRDTIAAILVRITSNKFLSQLRKNIQLFEI, from the coding sequence ATGAAGACATATTTTGATGTGATGACCGAAACTTCCCAAGCTACTGATGAACTGATTGCCCATTATACAGAACATCTCAGCGAAGAGGTAAAATACCTGCCAATGAAGCGGTACGGTCATCCGCGATTGCGGGATCTACAAATCCGCAGCGGTTATGAAATTAATGGAGGGAAAAACTGGAAAGAGATTCTTCCCGTTTGTGCGAGTTTTGAAATTCTCAATTGTTCGACCTATGTCATCAACTGGTTTCTAGATGAGAAGCACGGGTATGATACGGTTGAGAGTAAACGACAATTGGTCATTGCTGGGTTTCAACTCAGAGAAATTGCACAGCAGATTCTCGAGGATTATAAACTAACCGAAATCGTCCCGCTGCTGAACAAAATAAACCACCAAGTTTATCTCGGTCAGAGAATGGATATCCAGGACATGCAAGTCTCTAGAATCGATGAATACCCGAACTATGAGGAGTTTTTAGAGACGTATCAACAGCGATGTCGATTGCTCTCTGGCGTGTTTTACGGTAGTTGTTTTTTTGCCGGATCGATTATGGCTGGAGAACCAGATCGTTTGCTTTATGAAATGGGAGCTGTTTATGGAGCAGCGACTCAAGCCGCCAATGATTTTGGTGATTTTGCACTTCCGGTACAGCGCCTCTCAAAATTAGAAAAACCCTATCAAGATCAGTTTTCGGATTTTATTAATGGAAAATTAACCTTAGCTGTTTATTTAATGATGCAACGATCCGATCCGGAAGCACAAAATAGACTGGCACAATTAAGAGATAAGGCAATTGGTGAGAAGGAGTATCGTGAAATTTTAGGTATGCTGGTTAATCAAGGCGTGTATGCCGATTGTGTTGCTTATTTGAAAGGCGAGCATAAGCGATGTAAAACTATGCTTTATGAGAAGGAAAAAACAATTCATCGAGATACGATCGCGGCAATTCTGGTGAGAATAACGTCGAATAAGTTTCTCTCTCAACTCAGGAAAAATATTCAGTTATTTGAAATTTGA
- a CDS encoding class I SAM-dependent methyltransferase, protein MPTDLYQGMSDFYNAFVQHNRDYRAIATELIDLFGDAKHILDVGIGTGLLAEQILQLQPDLTIVGIDTSASLLAQAREGLGDRVELYCEDISNLHLDKAFDLAYSRGGAWAFVKDGDTWLLASHILELDAIERSFARVADHLCNGGRLVILSSNSNHSKQEQENNDILFERSVRNDRIGDRQYLTLNYRCYDSSKLVGEQEIRMRLLDLEHVESILYAVGLRSISAHNIPGRIYQKWRS, encoded by the coding sequence ATGCCAACTGACTTGTATCAAGGGATGTCCGATTTCTATAATGCCTTCGTGCAACATAATCGAGATTATCGGGCGATCGCTACTGAGCTAATCGATCTTTTTGGCGATGCAAAACATATTTTGGATGTAGGCATTGGGACGGGGTTGCTGGCGGAGCAAATCTTACAATTACAACCCGACTTGACGATAGTTGGCATAGATACGAGTGCCTCTTTACTGGCGCAAGCACGAGAAGGTTTAGGCGATCGCGTGGAGCTTTATTGTGAAGATATCAGTAATCTCCATCTCGACAAAGCATTCGATCTTGCTTATTCTCGAGGTGGAGCTTGGGCTTTTGTTAAGGATGGAGATACTTGGTTGCTCGCGAGTCATATTCTGGAGCTGGATGCGATCGAGCGCAGCTTTGCACGAGTGGCAGACCATTTATGCAATGGAGGACGTTTAGTTATCCTTTCATCCAATTCCAATCATAGCAAACAGGAGCAGGAGAATAACGATATCTTATTTGAGAGAAGCGTGCGTAACGATCGGATTGGCGATCGCCAGTATTTGACCTTAAATTATAGATGCTACGACTCGAGCAAACTGGTGGGAGAGCAAGAAATTAGAATGCGTTTACTCGATCTAGAGCATGTAGAAAGTATCTTATACGCTGTCGGATTGCGATCGATATCGGCTCACAATATTCCAGGTCGCATCTATCAGAAATGGAGGAGTTAA
- a CDS encoding aldo/keto reductase: MSHNINRRHFMLAGAAAAGSIAFSATQKQQPTSIAASQPTLGTMPERILGKTGVSLPVFGLGTAYKPIKDPQQEAEAIELIEKAIALGIRYFDTAANSDYGSSEDHLGKVLPAYRDNIFLATKSDARDRDGAWRDLEKSLKRLNTDYLDLWQMHHVSFMKTLDEMFAANGAMTAIAEAKEQGIIRYTGITGHHEPDVIAEGLRRYPFDTTLISLNAAEVHHPRSFADIALPVAKQQNVGVIAMKVPAYGRLFKPGLLEGMEQAMGYALSLSGVHCCIISADSVAQLESNVRVAQNFQPLSAEQMAAIEQRTAGAWEDNTFFRAWT, from the coding sequence ATGAGTCACAATATTAATCGACGCCATTTCATGCTTGCGGGTGCGGCGGCGGCTGGGAGCATAGCATTTAGCGCGACCCAAAAACAGCAACCTACATCCATTGCTGCTTCGCAACCAACTCTGGGAACTATGCCGGAGAGAATTTTAGGTAAAACGGGAGTAAGTCTGCCCGTATTTGGTTTGGGAACGGCCTATAAACCGATTAAAGACCCCCAACAAGAAGCAGAAGCCATAGAATTAATTGAAAAGGCGATCGCATTAGGAATTCGTTATTTCGATACCGCAGCAAATTCAGACTATGGCTCCAGTGAAGACCACCTCGGTAAAGTATTGCCAGCTTATCGAGATAATATATTTTTAGCAACGAAGAGTGATGCGCGCGATCGCGATGGCGCCTGGCGCGATTTAGAAAAATCTTTAAAACGCCTGAATACAGATTATCTCGATTTGTGGCAAATGCATCACGTGTCATTTATGAAAACATTAGATGAAATGTTTGCCGCAAATGGAGCAATGACAGCGATCGCAGAAGCCAAAGAACAAGGCATTATTCGCTATACTGGTATCACCGGCCATCACGAGCCTGATGTTATCGCGGAAGGATTGCGCCGCTATCCTTTTGATACCACTCTCATCTCTCTCAATGCTGCCGAAGTCCATCATCCCCGGTCATTTGCAGACATTGCATTACCCGTGGCGAAACAGCAAAATGTGGGCGTTATTGCAATGAAAGTTCCGGCTTACGGTCGCTTGTTCAAACCGGGTTTATTGGAAGGTATGGAGCAAGCCATGGGATATGCTTTATCGCTCTCTGGCGTTCATTGTTGCATTATCTCGGCAGATTCCGTGGCTCAGTTAGAGTCAAACGTGCGCGTTGCCCAAAACTTTCAACCTTTGAGCGCCGAACAAATGGCCGCGATCGAGCAGCGGACTGCTGGAGCTTGGGAAGATAATACCTTTTTCCGTGCTTGGACATAA
- a CDS encoding SMP-30/gluconolactonase/LRE family protein → MSIAPITKDSIQIASDENNPSDRANEIEKIASGFEFVEGPLWHPDGFLLFSDIPADTIYQWSPDRPVRIFRQPSGRANGNAFDREGRLITAEHKTRRLSRTLDTGEIITLVERYQNKRLNSPNDLAIKSDGSIYFTDPPYGIKPDEEELGFSGVYRLSADGTITLLTKEFERPNGIIFSPDETKLYVNDSRQGLIRVFAVKSDGTLGRSRVFARFHDNGKEGVPDGMAIDRQGNVYSTGPGGVWVFSPSGQWLGTLPVPEVPSNVTWGDRDNNTLYITARHSIYRIRFTGDRAKKTPQRGSQGGNHQGASTIPLSRERRSRSGKLPQKFEDVQWQSITTVISDSPNHLDRNQDCPGCC, encoded by the coding sequence ATGTCGATCGCTCCAATAACTAAAGACTCGATACAGATTGCCTCCGACGAGAACAATCCGAGCGATCGCGCGAATGAAATCGAAAAAATTGCCTCTGGATTTGAGTTTGTTGAAGGGCCGCTTTGGCATCCTGACGGTTTTTTATTGTTTAGCGATATTCCAGCAGATACCATCTATCAATGGTCTCCCGATCGACCCGTTCGCATTTTTCGCCAACCTTCTGGCCGGGCAAATGGCAACGCATTCGATCGCGAAGGTCGTTTAATTACAGCAGAACACAAAACTCGTCGCTTATCGCGTACTCTGGATACTGGAGAAATTATTACCCTAGTCGAGCGATACCAAAATAAACGTCTCAATAGTCCCAACGATCTGGCAATAAAGTCAGACGGAAGTATTTATTTCACTGACCCTCCCTATGGCATTAAACCCGATGAAGAAGAACTGGGTTTCTCTGGAGTTTATCGATTAAGCGCAGATGGGACCATTACCTTACTGACGAAGGAATTCGAGCGTCCGAATGGAATTATCTTTTCCCCAGACGAGACCAAGCTCTATGTGAATGATTCTCGGCAAGGTCTAATTCGGGTGTTTGCCGTGAAGTCCGACGGAACTCTCGGCCGCAGTCGCGTCTTTGCACGGTTCCACGATAATGGGAAAGAAGGCGTACCTGACGGTATGGCGATCGATAGACAAGGTAATGTTTATAGTACCGGTCCGGGAGGAGTGTGGGTCTTTTCTCCTTCCGGTCAATGGTTGGGGACGCTACCAGTGCCGGAAGTTCCTTCTAATGTTACTTGGGGCGATCGCGACAATAACACCCTTTATATTACAGCCAGACATAGTATTTACCGCATTCGCTTCACCGGCGATCGCGCAAAAAAAACCCCTCAGCGGGGGAGCCAAGGGGGGAATCATCAGGGTGCATCTACCATTCCACTATCCCGAGAGAGGCGATCGCGATCCGGAAAGCTTCCGCAAAAATTTGAGGATGTCCAATGGCAGTCAATAACAACTGTTATTTCTGATTCACCTAATCATCTCGATCGGAATCAAGATTGTCCAGGTTGTTGTTGA
- a CDS encoding DUF433 domain-containing protein, with amino-acid sequence MQLEDYFHILTPNDIRINGSRIGIESILYEYIYRYRTPEQITKTYPTLTLEQVYATILFYLSDREKISQYMSEWLTHCTKSEQAQDENPPEFILKLRKLRAERQSTLKRNNEYSVSS; translated from the coding sequence ATGCAACTAGAAGACTATTTCCATATTCTTACCCCCAACGATATCCGCATCAACGGCTCTCGTATCGGCATTGAAAGCATACTGTACGAATATATTTATCGCTATCGAACCCCAGAGCAGATTACCAAAACCTATCCGACACTAACCTTAGAGCAAGTCTACGCAACCATATTGTTCTATTTAAGCGATCGAGAAAAAATTAGCCAATACATGTCGGAGTGGTTAACCCACTGTACCAAATCCGAGCAGGCACAAGATGAAAATCCGCCAGAATTTATCCTCAAACTCCGAAAATTGAGAGCAGAAAGACAAAGCACCCTCAAGAGGAATAATGAATATTCAGTATCTTCTTGA
- a CDS encoding ISAs1 family transposase encodes MPLTQEKPPSLLEHFQELEDPRAVHLIEHQLLDIIALTICAVICGAESWVEIELYGKAKEEWLKSFLQLPNGIPSHDTIARLFAALNPEALSSCFLSWVRSIGQLREGEIVAIDGKTLRHSYDSGGKKGAIHMVSAWACQNRLVLAQVKVNEKSNEISAIPELLKVLDLNGCLVTIDAMGTQTAIAEQIIEQGGDYVLSLKGNQGNLHQDVVQLFDWVEQINFQDIPHEFHRTIDGGHGRIEIRRHWLLESVEHLVDAERWVGLKRVGMVESQRRIRGKPVAIERRYYLVSLDGGVERFAKAVRSHWGIENQVHWVLDMAFNEDACRIRKDHAPENFALVRHLALNLLRQDSSTKAGIKAKRLKAGWDHHFLVSLLAS; translated from the coding sequence ATGCCTTTAACTCAAGAGAAACCCCCAAGCCTGCTCGAACATTTCCAGGAGCTAGAAGACCCGAGAGCAGTACATTTGATTGAACACCAGTTGCTCGATATCATCGCCCTAACCATCTGTGCTGTAATTTGTGGAGCCGAGAGCTGGGTAGAGATTGAACTGTATGGAAAAGCCAAAGAAGAGTGGCTCAAAAGTTTTCTGCAATTGCCCAATGGCATTCCCTCCCATGACACCATTGCTCGGTTATTCGCTGCATTAAACCCGGAGGCGCTCTCGAGCTGCTTCTTGAGTTGGGTTCGCTCAATTGGACAATTAAGGGAGGGAGAAATAGTTGCCATTGACGGTAAAACCCTGCGTCATTCCTACGACAGCGGCGGTAAAAAGGGGGCAATTCACATGGTCAGTGCTTGGGCCTGTCAAAACCGACTGGTGTTAGCTCAGGTAAAGGTGAATGAGAAGTCAAACGAGATATCAGCAATCCCAGAACTGCTGAAAGTACTCGACCTCAACGGTTGTCTGGTCACCATTGACGCCATGGGGACTCAAACGGCGATCGCCGAACAAATCATCGAGCAAGGAGGTGACTATGTTCTGAGCCTCAAAGGCAACCAAGGAAACCTACATCAAGATGTTGTACAACTGTTTGACTGGGTCGAGCAGATTAACTTCCAAGATATACCCCACGAGTTTCATCGTACAATTGATGGGGGTCATGGTCGAATTGAAATCCGCCGTCATTGGCTGTTGGAGTCAGTGGAACATCTGGTTGATGCCGAACGCTGGGTGGGACTCAAGCGAGTGGGAATGGTCGAATCCCAACGAAGGATTCGAGGTAAGCCAGTAGCCATTGAGCGTCGCTACTATCTGGTCAGTCTCGATGGGGGAGTCGAACGCTTTGCCAAAGCCGTTCGCAGTCATTGGGGAATTGAAAATCAGGTCCATTGGGTACTGGATATGGCATTCAATGAAGATGCTTGTCGTATTCGCAAAGACCATGCACCAGAGAACTTTGCTCTGGTTCGCCATCTGGCACTCAATCTTTTGAGGCAAGACTCATCGACCAAAGCTGGTATCAAAGCCAAACGACTCAAAGCTGGATGGGACCATCACTTTCTTGTCTCACTCCTTGCTTCTTGA
- a CDS encoding type II toxin-antitoxin system HicA family toxin, giving the protein MSKLPAISGQQAIRALEKIGFEIIRQKGSHVRLKDEDERVTTIPIHPGKTLGKGLLRKIIGDVELTVEEFIELL; this is encoded by the coding sequence ATGAGCAAACTGCCAGCCATTTCCGGACAACAAGCCATTAGAGCGCTAGAGAAAATTGGCTTTGAGATTATTCGACAAAAAGGAAGCCACGTGCGCTTGAAAGATGAAGACGAAAGAGTAACAACCATTCCCATACATCCCGGTAAGACTCTGGGCAAAGGGTTATTAAGAAAGATTATCGGAGATGTGGAGCTAACCGTAGAGGAATTCATCGAACTCTTGTAA
- a CDS encoding type II toxin-antitoxin system HicB family antitoxin translates to MNQPTREYYVLIEQDEDGYYIGEVPQLQGCYSQGETLEELLDNIKEAISLCLESDTESEKTAFIGIEKVAV, encoded by the coding sequence ATGAACCAACCCACCCGAGAATACTATGTCCTCATCGAACAAGATGAAGACGGTTACTACATCGGCGAAGTCCCACAACTCCAAGGCTGTTACAGTCAAGGCGAAACCCTCGAGGAACTTCTCGATAATATCAAAGAAGCCATCTCTCTTTGTCTAGAAAGCGATACAGAAAGCGAGAAAACGGCATTTATCGGCATCGAAAAAGTAGCTGTTTAA
- a CDS encoding type II toxin-antitoxin system HicA family toxin, giving the protein MSKLPAISGQQAIRALEKIGFEIIRQKGSHVRLKDEDERVTTIPIHPGKTLGKGLLRKIIGDVELTVEEFIELL; this is encoded by the coding sequence ATGAGCAAACTGCCAGCCATTTCCGGACAACAAGCCATTAGAGCGCTAGAGAAAATTGGCTTTGAGATTATTCGACAAAAAGGAAGCCACGTGCGCTTGAAAGATGAAGACGAAAGAGTAACAACCATTCCCATCCATCCCGGTAAGACTCTGGGCAAAGGGTTATTAAGAAAGATTATCGGAGATGTGGAGCTAACCGTAGAGGAATTCATCGAACTCTTGTAA
- a CDS encoding type II toxin-antitoxin system HicB family antitoxin translates to MNQPTREYYVLIEQDEDGYYIGEVPQLQGCYSQGETLEELLDNIKEAISLCLESDTESEKTAFIGIEKVAV, encoded by the coding sequence ATGAACCAACCCACCCGAGAATACTACGTCCTCATCGAACAAGATGAAGACGGTTACTACATCGGCGAAGTCCCACAACTCCAAGGCTGTTACAGTCAAGGCGAAACCCTCGAGGAACTTCTCGATAATATCAAAGAAGCCATCTCTCTTTGTCTAGAAAGCGATACAGAAAGCGAGAAAACGGCATTTATCGGCATCGAAAAAGTAGCTGTTTAA